The Chrysemys picta bellii isolate R12L10 chromosome 3, ASM1138683v2, whole genome shotgun sequence DNA window CAGAGATACATAAATTAGGCAGCACACAGAACCGTTCCCTGTTTTCTGATATAAGAAAGCCACCTAGTGTTAGCATTTAGAAATGAAAATTGCACACAAAAGACTCGAGAAAAGAATTCACATGAGCAATTCTTACCAACTTTGCAAGGGTCTTCAGCATCATTAGCAACAAAAATAAAGATTTAGCCACAAGAAGAAGGGCTGAGTTATAACATTCTAAGTACCAACGTTTTAAAGTTATCCTACAACAAATATTAATAGCTTACTGATCCACTTCGTATGTTAATACACACATCTGATAATAGTCAACTTTAGAGCCGTCTTTTGTCAAGATTAGGCTAAAGCTAGCTACATACTAATATTGACTAATATCTCCGAAGCAAAAGGCTATGTTATCATACAGTAACTGCAACATTAAAATAAGTAAACACAAAGTAGCTCTCTCCTGTGTTTCGGGGAATGAACCAGACAGAtactttaacattaaaaaaagtttgaaaatggatCACGGGGTACATATCAGAGAGTACTGTATAATAGAAATAAGAAAGAGAGTAAAAGATGTTTTTGAAAAAGAATATAGGGTCCTcgatataaaataaacaaacatcaaaTGGTCTGTGAAATCGGACCAGTTCAATCTGTGAAAGTGTGTGTATCCCTCTGCTAATCCTAAATCTACACTGGTCTCTCTTCCATGATCGCTCCCTAAAAATAACCCACAGATGCCTTATAACAATAAACTTTTTTAAAGCTGCTTTTCAAGACCAACACAGCTTGACagacctgtttaaaaaaaaaaatcagcgccTCGAGGCGACTGACCCCCCATGGAAATGATTTACGCAGCAGATTGGAGTTCTTTTTAAAAGCCTGGTGCAGCAGCGGCACGCCAGGTGTAGCGCCGAGAAGGGGGTGCCCCATTGCGCCGCGGGAGTGGGGGACTGGGCGAAATTCCCCCGGGAAGTCTGTCCACGGACCCCCCCGCGGCAGGCACCacggctgccctggggctggcgaGACGGCGACTCacatccccaccctccccaaactgGGGTGTCCcttgcagaccccccccccccgcgagcctGGACTCGCTCCCATCCCTCCAAACACCCCCCGAACCCGGGGCTCCCCCTTCACTCCACCCCGCAAAGTGACCCCCCAACCCTTCCAAGCCCGCTTCGCTCGCCCGCCCCCCAGGAGACCCGCCGCACCCCCGGACACGGCTCCTTACCTGGTACGCGCCGCCAGCCGAGCGCTGCTGCGGGATCCCCGCCCCCGAGCCGTGtcccccgcccggctccccgggACActccgggctgggcaggggcggccGGGGCTGCGGAGCGACTCGCTCTCTCGCGCCCGCTGCCCGGCGTAGTTGCAGGCGCTGGGTCTCGAGCCTGTCTCTCAGCTGCCGCCGGacggggaaaggagggggagcgAGACTCCCGCCCTCCCGTACGCACCCCGCCCCTGGCCACGCCtccctgcactcccattggctcccCCGGCTCAAGCCCACCCCTTGGAAGAATCTTAACTCTCGATTAGGGGCTAGCCCTGTCTCTCAAGGAGCAACGCCACGCCCACGCCGTCTGGAGGCCCCGCTCCCTGCGGATGGGTGGGTGATAGTTTGCTGTTTACCCTCCGCCGCCTGGGCTCCGCGTTCTGGAACGTCCTGGGGGGAACGTGTGGGACTCGCGCTGCGCGGGGAGCAGCGGCTGCAAGAGCAGGTGGTGCTGcaccgcggggggaggggggatgcatAGGGCCCGGACCGCTGTGTGATGGGCGCGGGCTGCACCTCCTGCTCCCAAAGAAAACTTCGGAAAACTCCTTATCCGCATCAGACAATGAGGGATCGGGCCCTGCTCTCGCACTAACTAAGCTAGAAGCCAGGCTGCGCCTTTTGTAGCAAGGCTGTACACATTCATGTCAACAGTCAGTAATCATTGTCTTCGTTTTCAAGACCCTGGACAACTCCGCCCAGACCCACACATCTCTGATCTCATTCATTGCTGGGTTTTGTCCGTTTCGCCTCAGTGCCCACTCCATGTCCTCCCACTCCTATTTCTGTGCCGTAAGCACAGCGCAACCTTCCAAACTCTGCGCTAGACCCCCACCCGCCCCTCGTTCAAATCCTCCCTAAAATCTCTTTTCTTCTTGGAGCCCCACAGGAACTGAATTAGTAGCCATTTTAAAGTATACAATCATTATTAATAAACATTCATAACACACATGCAAGTGAGAAGTACACGAGATCCCACTGAGCTAGGATGGTGTAGCACTTCAAGGCTCTCTTTTTGCATTGTCCAGCTTTGTTATTTTTCCACAGTTACTGTTATTCTTATATATAGTTTGATAGGATTGTTTTGAAATCAGTAAATAtacttataataaataaatacacactaCATTATTTCTTCTGAATTACCCTCTATATTGTGCCTTCTGTGTGCCACTCTTTTAAATAGTAAACTGGGGCAGAGAATGTCTTCATCCTGTCTATGACAGCAATGAACATATTGTCTTTACTTAACAAATAAGCCACAACTATTTATCCAAATTTCCCCTGCCTCCACAAACTTCAGGGTGTTGTAATAAGTGATGCAAACAACATCTGGTTTTGGCTTTGAAAAAGTCATCAGTCTGCCTCCATTTGTATTAAGGCCAGTTCTGATAGGGGCCCACCTCACCAAGGCGAGGTTGCAGAATAAATGTTAATTTTCATGCCCTCATCCTGACagttgaaatagtgtttccttgTCCACTACTCCAAATTATGAAGAGGACTGCAACATACTGTAAAATGAAAGCCCACTCCTATGTAAGCCTATAGAAATAAACCTATGGTACTGCTTTTTTCCTATTGTTATGTAACTTTCTGGTTGTACCAGTTTGCTCAGCTCTTGTGAATAGGCAGCATATTGACATTTACAAGAATTGTGCTGTCTTGTAAATTTCACTTTACTGCCTATTCTTTCTATAGAAACAGAGCAGAAAGACACAGTGGAGAGGAAATGCCATATGGATGCCCAGGATCCCAAACACACATGCTAGATCAAATGCTAGATCAAATTTTTAACTGTTccttttatatacattttaaatcagAAACATACACTACCCTCTATAGAATTCAGAGACTCCATATTTACCTACAGAAGAAACCATTATATATCATGATTTACTCCAAGGTGCAGATAAACATatctattatttaatatttggattaattttaaatgttatttttaaccAAAATGACTCTTAGACGATAGCTGATTTGTGCATTAAGGCAAGGGGACAGGCACCGTTTTGGTGCCATGAAACTTCAGAGAGAAATACAGCCAGTAAAACAAGGTATTTCTCCATAATGAGCATTTGATAAATATTCTTGGTGGAAAGTTAATTCCTCTCAAACCCGGGCTAGTTCAGGAAAACTTACCTCAAGAGAAAGAGTCTTAACCCAGAGAATACAGTTAGGTTTAAGTGTACGATAAAGCATATATTATAACGCCTGgcttttgctattattttttattcttattatttCTTCTTATTGCCCGATCTCTTTATTGTAGTGCTCTCGCTGCTTGTTCCTCTAAATCTTTCTCAGGAAACCAGGTGCCTCTCCTCTTAGAGTTCAAGCTTCTTGCTATAGCTATTCAGTTTTTTCACATTCTGACTTTTGCTGTCTCTCTACTTCTCTGCATCTGATGAGAAGTTATCTCACCAAAAGGgttgctccccactccccagtccTTCCTAGAATCCTTCAATAAGCAGACCCCCAATGCTCTTCTTAATCATTCCTcccctttttctcttttctcttcttcccctccccacccccaaaatcccAGGTTTTGTCTGTTGGTCCTGCTGGCTGAGGGTTGAAAGCTTCTCTCTACATGATTGTCCCTGAGTTGACAAGTGTATGTTCGTATTAAGTGATGCAAAAAATCTTGGTCAAATTCTATTCTCAGTTACATCCAGGCAACcctgtaactgacagcagaatttgaccaAGAATTACCAGTCTGGGAACGAGAGAGTAAAAGTCTTGTGTATCTAACAATTATACGCCTTATTCAGGAATGTGCTTTTACTACTAATCACCACTAGGTGTCCTCTATCATTTACACAGTTACACAGCTGCGGCCTCAAAAGACACAATACTAACTTCTAGCAGGCTCTCTACAGGACTAAGATATCTCTAATTCAGTCTTACTTGCATTCAGTTAAATGAGTAACAAGTTACTATTGTCGCATTTCTGCTGCCTATCACATCTCAATATAGCTAAACTGTTCTTTTACAAACTTGACTTTACatgtgaaatatttttcatcTGATATATTGATACACTGACATAGCGTAACAAATAGCACTATTGCATCTTGCACGCTGAAAACACTTGGCATCTGCTTGTTGATTGTTTAAGATTTATATAATAAAGTGCTCTTGATGCAGATCGAGTTTCTCCACCATATGTACTCTTTCACCTACCTtgacaaaggaaaaaaatgccAAGGAAAACTGACTGAAAGGTCTAGATGTACTGTACATTTCGGGGCACCTTTGTATCATCCACAGACATGCTAATAAATCCCTGTAAGGATATTCTTTATGCTCTACAGCGATCCCATTAACTCCTTCCTgcacttagggtgaaattcacccctctgcagagagccagTGCAAGGCCCATACACCACTTAACACTTACTTAATAAGGCTTAAATTGGACTTGTGAGGTACATAGACCTCGTGTTGGTGCTccgcactggggtgaatttcacctttaacGAACAGCCCTGATAACGTAACGCATGTGGTTAAAAAGATATTTGTCATTTGAGTTAATGAAGTGAGTGTGCTACATTAACAGGCATACAACACACAATATGCTTAAACTGAATTCctaaaattatatattacctATAACTTGACAAGACCCAATAAGCTGCTGTTGTCATACAGACAAGTGTGATGCCAGAACAGTCTGAAGTCATGCTCtgatcattatttatttatttttaggcaGTGTAATTCTCTTCCAGTGTCACTCCATTTGCTTACAAGACTACCATCTGTGCACTCTCAGGGACATGACAGGagagaaacaaagaaaaggagaTGGAATACAGGTACAGAGAGGTAAACAGGAGCTTTTGCATTAAGCAAGGTTGGTTCAGGTATCTGGAATGCAGGAAGAATAGGAAGGGGATGAATCCCTTGTCCTAGCAAAACTAAAACAGAAAttgaaaatgtaatgaaaaagGGATGGAAAGATGGGAGAATGTTGAATTTCCTTTGGCATTCAAATACCTCCAGATTGTATCAATTTTTCTAGAATTTTCTGGTGGAGGACACCCCTTCTACTATATATTTGACATTTAAAACCTACAGCAAATCAACTTTATCGCCACTGTATCTTTTCTTCAAATCTCCATTCCTTATTTAAATTCAAATCAGTTGCAATGCTGTCTAACCCAAACTACCCACATTTGGAGCAGGAGTTCAGAAACTGCTAACACATAGGTAGCTGTTCAAAAATCTCATACAGGTTGGTTGTTTCCATTGACTTACTTGGTAAATGGACTTCTCAGTTCATGTATCTAGAAACAGATCTGTTGGTATGTCAGGCAAAAGGAGGAGTGGCTGAAGGCCGTGCAGTGAGGCATGTTTGGCTGACGTGAGTGTGTGAACAGGGCAAATGAAGAAaggatttgtttgtttccttGATCCTGGGATCCTCCCTAGAATCCAGGTGAAGCAGGGGTAAGTAAATAAGTACTGACTGCAAGATCAGACAGTTTATACAGGGAGTCATATCATTCGCAAATATTTTCTCTTATATTGTTCAGTATTTTCTTAAATACTCACCCAGGATGAAATTCACACAGGTGCAGAGGTCTCACACAAGGCCTagaccacatgtgtcaaactcaaggcccgcgggccacatccggcccgccatacaattatatccggcccgcgaaatcgttttatatatctgtttttaatggccctgtgatatgatgccccaataacacacactacaaatcccatgatgcagtgcaattgccgccaacggcaagccgcggttcaagttcgcggtctgttgatgtatacaacgctaatatcaaatcaaagctagaccccaacaatggccaagagaaaaattgattctgaaaaccgaggctttcaaagccggtgggagaatgagtatatgtttactgaaattgcaggtaaaccagtgtgtctcctttgcgggagtaatatcgctgtaatgaaggagtataacctaagacggcactacgagacgaaacatgagaacaaattcaaaaacctgagcgcaggacagaagctacaaaaggtagaggagttgaagaagaatttgacatcccagcagacgtttttcaccaaagcaaaatcacaaagtgaagctgctgtgaaagcaagtttcattgtggccgaagagatcgccaaatcaggacggccgtttaccgagggggaattcgtaaagaattgtatgatgaaagtgtgcgacgtcctttgtccaaataaaacgcgagcgtttgcaaatgtaagcctcagcagaaacactgttgctaatcgggtttgtgagatggcgactgatttgaaaacacagttgattgaaagagcaaaagattttgttgcatactcccttgccgtggatgaaactactgacgcgactgacactgcacagctggcgatatttatccgtggtgtggattccaatttgtgcgtaacagaggaaatactggacattaaatcgatgcacgggacaacgaaaggagaagacatctttggaaatgtatttcaaagtgtaaccgacatgaaactgccgtgggaaaaactcgttggacttacaacagatggcgcacctgctatgtgtggtgaaaaaaatggactggtgggaaggatgcgctcaaagatgtgggaggagaactgtgccggtgagttgacagtgtatcaatgcatcatacaccaggaatcgctgagtgctaaagtcctaaaaatggatcatgtgatgaacactgtaacacaaaccgtcaactttatcagagcccacggtttaaatcaccgccaattccagtcttttctgcgggaaatagatagcgagtttggcgatatgccatatcatacggaggtccggtggctaagtcggggaaaagttctcaaaagacactttgagctgcgagaggaaatctgccagttcatggacagtaaggggaaagactgcacagttctgcgggatgaaaagtggaaatgtgagttggcgttcctggctgacataacgtcgcatcttagcgctttaaaccttcaactccagggacgggagcacataataaccgatatgcatgatgcagtgaaggcatttcaagtgaagctgcgcttatgggagacacaaatgcaccaatgcaacttgtctcactttccctgttgccaagtaatacggaaccaagaaagtgccacagttttcccaaatgccacctttgctgaaaaactcagcgcgctgcgcactgagttcgcacggcgcttcagtgactttgaggcacagaaaagtaacttcgagctgcttcgcaacccatttgcagtcgatgtggaaaccgcacctgtagaaatgcagatggagctgatagaactgcaatgtaacgggacactgaaggcaaagtacgacactgccgggccagcacagttcactcgcttcattcctgaagcgatgctgcagctccgccaacatgcggctcgaatcctgtccatgtttggcagcacatatctgtgcgagcagctgttctctgtgatgaaaattaacaaaacgtcacacaggagtcgcctcactgatgaacacctgcaatcgatcctgagaatcttcacaacacagaacctaaccccaaacataaacgaacttgttgcaaagaaaagactccaagtatcaggctctgactaaataggacaagaaaatggaatgttatgatttgttatgattatacttttgctttaaattcaattttttatttatattttcagattttttaatattccagcatgtacagattttgaatgtattgtattgacaggatatttttttatgaagagcaaaatattttaagttgaaatgtatttattttggaatgatatcctgtattttggttcatattaatggttaaaaaacataaatatttagtctgttaaataaatggttatactgttcggcccgcgagttttgagttttggccccctgtgcaattgagtttgacacccctggccTAGACCCTTCCAAGGGGTTGTGTAGCGGAAAGCTGTGGGCAAAGTGAGTTTGCAAAATGGCTTCCACACCTCCTTTGCACCATAGGGCTCCACCATAGCATGATGCAAAGTCAACATGAGGGTAGATCAGGAAAAGGAGCCAAAGAATCCATTATTCTATAGAACCAGTGACCCTAAGATCCCACAAAACAGTTTGCATCCACTATTCCAGCCCTTCAGAGTGGTAACTTACCTCACATTGGGACTGAGGAGTGGATTTTACTCACTCAAACCCCATGCATTTCAACAATATGAAGACCTTTTATTTGAGCCATGTGGGGGAAACCAATTTCCCATAATCCATAAAATGTCTATTTTACACATTGctattaaaatacaaaaacagTTTACCACAATGCTAATATTACATCCCAGTGGCTTTCCTAAACCACAACTTACTAAGTGTAACAAACTTTGCTCTACATCGCCTGAAACGAACTTGGAAAGCCCAGCTGTAGGAAAACAGTATTTGTTTTCATTAGTGATATCCTTCAAATTAACCTCATATTAACTGAAGGGACATACAATGTTTCATCTCATTTCCCCTAGTTTACTTACTATTGCCTCCCTTTTCTGTGGTTTACCAGCAGGAAACCACTAGAGGGGACATATCCAGATAAGACTAGACAACATACAATTATCATCTTTACTCTAACCAAGCTGACATTCTCCAGTCGTTCTGTGAAACTCTGAAATGAGAATCACAGCTGTTCCAGCTTCAATTCATGTGGGGAAGAAAGCAATCTTGTTTAATTCCACACCCAACCACCAGTTATGTTCCTTGTGACAAAGGGCAACACAATAAAAATTGGGTTTCTTCACTGATGAGCAATTCAGACAATAGGTTGTATTCACCCCAGTTTATGCTGATCAAAACCAGGGCCCAGAGCTCCTGGCAGTGGAAAGATCTTCGGGGGAGAAATTATGGACCTGCAAGGCAGCTGCAACCTCCCCTCTGCTTGAGGGACCTGTGGCTGCCAGCAGAGCATGAAACATGGGCTGTGATGGCAAGGAAGGGGATGTGACTGGATCAGCAGGGATATGCCGTGATTCAGCACTTCTCCACTGCAGCCTATACCAGCAGGTTTCCTATGGGGCCCCCACTGCACACTAAAGCTATCTTCTCCTGGCATAAATCTTAAAGGAGGCAGCAGAAGCAGCACGAAACACTTTCTGTTCTCACCAGGGTGAATGCCTGAAGAGCACAGCTGATCTAACTGTAACATGGATATACAGTGCCACCAAATCAGAATTCTCCACACATTTAACTCTGCTGCTAGTGTTGAAAACCCAttttgcattcactttgcacCACTCTGGATGACTATACAAGGTTCAAGtccatggagaatcaggccctcatgTATTTAAAATTTACAGTCATGTTAGATGACATGTCATTTTTCATGTGAATAGGGGTGTAGATGTTCATATCCTGGCCAAATTCGAACACAGGAAAATTACAACCAAACTTGCCCAAAATCCTCAATTGCATCAACTGGATTCAAGTTCTTCTGCTGTACCTACTATGATCCATTGTGCAGTATTAGTGTGCAACactgtggctgcatttcaatagtTATTGAAATGATACCTCTAATCCCTTACCTAcctcacacagagagagagagagagagagagagagagagagagaggcttaaTTGACAGGCCCAATTCTTTGCATGAGTTAGGCTGGCAAAACTTGGCTATGGGCTGTGGCAGACATTTCTGCTTGTGAGGGAATCATAGCAGTGCAAGTGCTGCACCAACTACAACACCCTGGTCTGTTGGGGGACCTGGAGGGAGCTGGCATTGTCCAGAAAATGGATGAGGTCAGCCATGGAGAGGATAAGCCCAGGGCATCCAGGAGATGGACTGACTCAGCACATCTCCCTGACAATCGCTGCTGGCAGGGCTCTTACTGAATTCCAGACAGAACATACAGTTGCTTCCACCCCAATCCCCACCTCTCCTAGCATAGAATTCCATGAGGCAGCTGCAGTTGTACTATCCTATCCCCTTCCTTTGGGGGAATCCCTTTTGGGTGCAGTTGTACCCATGTAAGGAGGGGAGTGCAAGTGGTACTCCAATGAATCTGTGGAGTGAATCGAGCCcagtgtttttttaatgctttgaaATTGTAGATTGAAAGATGCTATAGAAGAGTCAAATGTgtagttattattattactattaccaTAGCCCATAGGCACTCCAGTAAAGGACCAGAACccccctgtgctaggcactgcacaaagaacaaaaagatgttctctgcccccaaagagtttataatctaagtatatggcaagagacaacaggtggatacagacagacagggaagCACAAGGGAACAATGAAGCAATAATGGTCACATGACAGGTAGTGTTTCAGCACATCAGCAGCCTAACCATtctcaagttttttgtaggcatcatagcAAATGAGAATTTTAAGGAGGCATTGGAGGGAGGATAATGTTTACAGGGAACTCCTCCCAAGCAtgtggggcagcatgggagaaagcatgaaggggcatgtttgaaaatttaacaagtgagcGATGGAGGCTGACATGGGCTGATCAGAGGTGGGAGTCAACActttagtaaaaagaacaggagtacttgtggcaccttagagactaacaaatttataagtgaatgagagatgattggTAGGGCCTTCAAGGTTGTGAAGGGCTTTGAAGGTAAAAACAGATAGCTTGCATTTGATCCGATAGAGAAAGGGAA harbors:
- the LOC135982414 gene encoding general transcription factor II-I repeat domain-containing protein 2A-like, with translation MAKRKIDSENRGFQSRWENEYMFTEIAGKPVCLLCGSNIAVMKEYNLRRHYETKHENKFKNLSAGQKLQKVEELKKNLTSQQTFFTKAKSQSEAAVKASFIVAEEIAKSGRPFTEGEFVKNCMMKVCDVLCPNKTRAFANVSLSRNTVANRVCEMATDLKTQLIERAKDFVAYSLAVDETTDATDTAQLAIFIRGVDSNLCVTEEILDIKSMHGTTKGEDIFGNVFQSVTDMKLPWEKLVGLTTDGAPAMCGEKNGLVGRMRSKMWEENCAGELTVYQCIIHQESLSAKVLKMDHVMNTVTQTVNFIRAHGLNHRQFQSFLREIDSEFGDMPYHTEVRWLSRGKVLKRHFELREEICQFMDSKGKDCTVLRDEKWKCELAFLADITSHLSALNLQLQGREHIITDMHDAVKAFQVKLRLWETQMHQCNLSHFPCCQVIRNQESATVFPNATFAEKLSALRTEFARRFSDFEAQKSNFELLRNPFAVDVETAPVEMQMELIELQCNGTLKAKYDTAGPAQFTRFIPEAMLQLRQHAARILSMFGSTYLCEQLFSVMKINKTSHRSRLTDEHLQSILRIFTTQNLTPNINELVAKKRLQVSGSD